One Nicotiana tomentosiformis chromosome 1, ASM39032v3, whole genome shotgun sequence genomic window, taaattccctcttacaaggttatacatgacacttacctcgctccacaatctaataatcggctccaacgcctctctagcacctcaaatcaatgccaaacgatccgaaaactagtcaaagaacatgcaaaccaatcaaaatatactcaaagacCCGTAATTTAATCAATTAGaaataattcccaactccacaCGAAgtgtcaacaaagtcaacccccgggctcaTGCGCCCGGGttccaaaacttttcgaagataaatattactcatagcttcaagaacttaaatatataatttttttccaatttcatgtccaatttcttgatcaaaactcaaaaatatagtttctaggttttcttcaaaaatcccacaatttctaccaatccCCATATATAACTCCATAGATAATCCATGTGTTTAACTCAAAATGAGTATGAGTCATTTACCAAGTGATAGATTATGAAAACGCCTCTCCAAAATCGTCCCAAAATCGACTCCAAagagaaaaatgagttaaaagtgagctaagtcccgattttcAAATCATATACACTGCCTAgtcgtccttcttcgcgatcgcggaagctcccATGCGAACACGAAGGTCAAACCAGCCTCTCCTAAAATTCCTTATTTGCGAACATGAGGTCTTCTCGCGATCGCGTTGCACAGCCTGCCAAGCCTACGTTAACGCGAGCCCCGCTCAGCAAAAGCGAAGGCCAATCTTCCAGCCTCAGCAAATTTCATTCCGCGATTGCAAACTCCCccatgcgatcgcgatgagtaaccCTCCAAACCAGGCCAATCCTACTAATAAATCATGTTCATGACCCTCACAGCATGAAGATGAAGCACAACGAGATCACCAAACGCGATCGCGAACCCCCCactgcgatcgtgaagaacaaatcCTTCTCAGCTCCACTCTACACTCCGCAATCGCGATTCCTTCTTTGCGATCACGCTGAACACCAttgacaccagaaaccagcaacatCAAATCAAATGGAATTGGTCTGAAACCATCCCTAAACACACCCGAGAAcacccgggaccctgtccaatcataccatCAAGTCCCCATACCTTATCCAAAGGTTCTAAACaccatgaataacatcaaaaccaagaattgaCGATCAAAATCCTCTTCTTAGCTTTCAAAATCTTCAAACTCTATCGAAcgtgtccgaatcacacttagacattctggATATCGATAGAACTTCACACACAAGTTTTAATGAACTAGATTAACCTATCTAAGGTCCCAAAACACCGCTGGAAGTTTGATAACACCAAAGTTCTCTCTAAGTCAAAATTAGCTAATTTATAAACTTCAATATGCAAAATTTTAATAATAAGCATTTAATcactcccggaccacccgatactcaaatcggacatacacccaagtccgaaatcaccttaAGAACCTATAGGTACTTTCAAATTGCGATTTAAGGTCGTTGATCCACATCCAATCCAtactcaatagtgagtgaaaacagtcgttggaagaatagtacccagcaagagtcggggtcgatttccacagggagtttaaTATGAGTGTTAGGGTTATACACATGACGAAAGCAAATAGAACAGctagattgcacttccaaacaaagAGTTTTGATTTataattctaattttactctaccAATATTAAGCTAAGAGAATAAACTAGAAAGCGAATGCttgtttttaatatttttccaaatagttaaaaagcctagggatgtgacatTAACCTAGGTGTccgcctaatgggttaaatatgttaatacttattttgttgattggggtgtattatagctctcaactcgacgttacctactcaatacctcttggtcatagagtgattttgcccaatttgggtatcaagctaaatagttgatatgagctcaagtcgggatCTCACTATATCTAGTTTGAACTCTTTAATTAGGAtaatcaaaccctcaattagcccaattccttgttagccaagttatcctagactcggtccctctttctcaagtaaagacaaagtcaaaaaggcatgaatcaatgtttgcaaccattaattctaaaattaaagcaattactaggctaaataatcaatACCCAATCATACACAAGCATTAacttaaatacccataaggtttacatactagggttgagtcacaaccctagtaagaatctagctactcatagtgaaaatgaagaaaaacaagaagaaatatgaattaaactcataatctaagattaaaataataaaatatgatgttttaatcctaaaatagtcacaaacttcctaaaatagcaatATCCAATGGCTACAACAACTTAAActtcgaaacttgacctaaaattgtgattctcatctatttatagtggcccaaaatttgctgaaaaaaatgcccctcgggaggttctgcggccgcacaattctatgtgcggtctgcagattgCTTCAGCTTGCAGGGTCTTGGATTCTGCAGCCACACAATATAGTCTGCGGGTGTGAGTCAGCTTCTGCAgctgcacaattcttgtgcggaccgcattttAGGCAAAGCTTCAAGTCTTGTCATCTACACACTCTCTGAACATTTGAATTTTTGTCAGTGCACACCttgttctgcggccacacatcAGCCAAAACTCTGCTGGGTTGCTTCATTTGTTCTGCGCCCGCAgagggaattctgcggtccgtactTCTTTCTGCAGACCGCACTTCTTAATTTTTGCGCCCCTTTTTTGCCTTGTGAGtcagaacactcctttttgagtcagatttcatcATGATAgcccaaacttccaacattcctgcaatttgcacactttcattagttttgggaacataaatcaatacttttggactaaaacaaaagcaaaaaggtgccAATAAGTGGTAAAATCCACActcatcaactcccccaaacttaagtctttgcttgtcctcaagcaaataaatttgTTCCCACTTCCTCAGAGTTAAAGGTTATTTTAGCGAGTCAATGGCGAGCCATTcatacatcagttgggaccaacaattacctacactactcatgcattatcaacaaggtgacaagtcaaatattcatgcacatatagttctaatgtgacatttgagcttcaagaattgactttactcatcaaggactcttgttctatcatgtaggtcatggtggactccaaactcttcctcctctacttttcaTTTTCCTAGCTCACTTAAAAAGTTACCACTCAATTttaagattcatgaaaggttcactcatctctcataagagaatgtcacaagtgcggcttcaagtaccataggcttgcccctcatgtggATCACCACTTAATGTAAGCTCGCTtggtttgaaatcaagtaggacttctttcgggttgtaatgaaggattttgggttagggtaggataccatatgggtaagtggttacacctttacttaagcactccacattttcGTGTTTTGGCTCAcaattaccaattcttataggCATATgcttttcattggggactagagagacttaacatcactctttcttgttcatttcattctttttttctccctttgatgctcatgttagggatcattacctctttttgagtccatcaacccttccactcatagaggtgggtcttggtttcccaattcccaaattCTTGAAAACCatatggcatcaaattgatacttgcccaaagatcacaaagagctttatcaaacttggcacttccaattgtacaagggaTCGTGAAAGCACTgagatcctccaacttaggagccattgaatgcacaattgcactcacttgatgagtgactttgatagtctcaaaattcattgaccgtatctttgtcacaagatccttcacAAACTTTGCATAAcagggcatttgttccaaagaaTCAACTAATGGCATATTGATTtaaagactcttcatcatttgaatgaactttttgaattgattctcactatttttcttgacaagtctttgagggtatggaggtggaggcttaggcgatggtgccttagccttttgcactaccggctctggtatgtcaataatgtgtttcgtagatgggttcacctcctcttgagtctctttcacactatcatcaatatcaatccgaactttcTCATTAGGTTGCACAACATTGTTTGGGACTTCTTCTTCTTGCATCACTTGATTATCATCAACAAGTTGCCTTTCACTTGATGTGGGTGCATTCttgcctcttccacttcttgtgataactgCCATGACATGCCCCgtattgttaccaccctttgggtttaccatcatgtcacttggtagtgcccctttagggcgagaatttagagcttgagagattctCCCCACTTGAACTCTAAGTTGCAGATTGATgtattgtgtgaggcaagttgggcatccgaatcggcattcttttccatcatttgcttgaacatactttcaatacgtcccatttcattgtttgaagaacttgaactatGGAAAGGATAAGGAGgggggttgcttggttgttggtacattgggggcctttgaaaacgcGACCCcaggttgccttgattgttgctctacccaccttgattgttgcctccctaaTTTCCTTAGTTGTTtgcactccaatttccttggttgtttccactccaatttccttgattattgttgttatgccaattcccttgattgttgtttccactccaatttccttgattgttagaattccaattaccttgattattttgTGGTCACTGTTGTTGTTGGCTtaggccttggaagttgtttctttgcccttgaaaattattcacatattgtacttccacttcttgttcattataggaatcatcttgctcaaaaccaccatcttcttgcacatagttctccactAGAGTTTgaacttgtggacccttggtactcctcttgttcaccatcatgttcactccctccataACATTGACTTGCTTAGGTGCTTGCACTTGGTTTAGTTGAGCTTTTGCTAGTTGAGAAATAGTAGTtatcaattcggcaatggcttgcccgtGGTCTTGTAATTCTTTGTAAAGGTAGATCATACTCGGGTCACCTTGTGGTACATTGACATGAGATTTCCAAGCCGACGAtgtttccgccatctcatccaaaatctcacacgcctccgcataaggcgtagtcataaagttcccaccgGCTAGTTGATTCACTATATATTGGTTGGTtatgttaatcccacgatagaaggtTTGTCGAATCATGTTTTCTAttatatcgttgttgggacattccttgaccattaTTCTATAGtgctcccatatctcgtgtagtggttcattcggaTCTTGCtcgaatgccaaaatctcatctcgaagtgtagccatgtgcccgggagataAAAACTTAGCAATGAACATTTTCACCAACTCATCCTaagtgtgaattgaatggttcAGCAATCGTTTCAACCAATCTAAAGccttcccccgtagagagaagggaaaaagccttagcctcaatgcatcctcggatacattagtttgcttgctcCTCTAACATCTATCCACAAAGCTCTTCAAATGTTTGTAAGTATTTTGTGTTGGAGAATCGGTAAAGAAACCtcattgctcaagcaaagtgagcatcacattgatGATTTGAAACTTGCCTGCCCTAATACAGGGAGGGACAattgcactagcataaccttcaTTAGGAAAtatccggtgtggagccgctcttggtggaggtgggggtggaacatGTACTTTGTCATGAGGTACTCGGCCTCTCTGATTGGCTTGTGGCTCATGAGGTACCTCCTTTACTTGCTCTTCCTTGCCTTCCAATTCCCCAAAAGGCAAATTTCTGAGCTCATTGTTCGCCTGGTTCTACCTAACATTTCTcatggaaggaaaagaagatattcccatAAAAAccaaaatatatagctaacaccattttaactCCCTGACAATGGTGCCAAATATTGATCCACATCCAATCCGCACTTAATAGTGAGTGAAAATGGTCGTTGCAAGAATAGTACCcaataagagtcggggtcgattttcacagggagttgAATATGGGTGTTAGGGGTATACGCTTGACGAAAGCAAATGGAACAActagattgcacttccaaacaaagagttttgatttctaattctaattttactctaccAATATTAAGCTAAGAGAATAAACTAGAAAGAGAAtgattatttttggtgtttttccaaatagttaaaaagcctagggatgtgacatTAACCTAGGTGTTctcctaatttggctttctcaagcccaaatgggtatcaagctaaatagttAATTTGAGCTCAATTCgggttctcactatctctagtttgaactcTTTAATTAGCCtaatcaaaccctcaattagcccaattccttgttagccaagttatcctagattCAGTCCCTCTTTCTTAAGTAAAGACCAactcaaaaaggcatgaatcaatatttgcaaccattaattctaaaatacGACataaactaggctaaataatcaacatccaatcataaacaaacattaaattaaatacccataaggtttacacactagggttgggtcacaaccctagtaagaatctagctactcctagtgaaaaatgaagaaaaacaagaagaaatactaatcaaactcataatctaagtttaaaatgataaactatgatgtttaaatcctaaaatagtcacaaacttcctaaaatggaaAAATCCAACGGCTACAGCAGCTTAAACTttaaaacttgacctaaaattataattttcgtctatttatagtggcccaaaatttgctgacaaaaatgcccttcgggaggttctgcggccgcacaattctatgtgcagTCCGCAGATTGCTTCAGCTTGCAGGGTcttggattctgcagccgcacaatatgGTTTGCGGCTGCGAGTCAGCTTTtgaggccgcacaattcttgtgtggaccgcacttcaGGAAAGGCTTCAAGTCTTGTCATTAGCACACTCTCTAAACATTTGAATTTCTGTCAGTGCACACCttgttctgtggccgcacaaatcatgtgcggtccgcacatcagCCAAAACTCTGCTGGGCAGCTTCACTTGTTCTGTGTCTATAGAGAGAATTCTGGGGTCCGCACTTTCTTCTTCGGCCGCAAAAATCCTTTTGCGGACCGTACTTCTTAAGTTCTGTGCCTcttcttgccttgtgagtcggaacactcctttttgagtcggatttcatgaTGAGAgcccaaacttccaacattccttcaatttgcacactttcattagttttggaaagataaatcaatactttcggactaaaacaaaagcaaaaaggtgctaataagtgtCACGCCCTGAACTTGGGGagcatgaccggcgctcaaccgagtaaacccggtcgaCCAAGCCTATGTTACATCAACCTCTCTTCATAACTCATGCATGTTTTATCAAAACATAaatagatcttgactttcatattgaatacatttggctcaatggcccataattgcttttctttttctctctcgtGATGGATACATAGCTTCATAAATGTCTGTGgacataaatacatgacgaaactcaaaatctaagtacatgacccacagtgtacatagAGCTTCTAttacaatagatacctaagtacgtAAAACCAACTAGacttgaatacccactggaattgtagcgggctcaccataatctgctgcacagaagatccctatcaaagatccatatcatcctgtagaagtatacatgcatccactaaaagatgcagcgcccccggcaaaagggacgtgagtacatgtggaatagtactcgcatGTAAGGAAAACAGAACAGCATATGAAGTCATGGTAATTCAAATAAAAGGCATACAGAGTACATCAAGAACTAAGAATTATCCCATAGATTCACATTTCAACTCTCGTTATGCTTACATCATTTTAAACTTCGTTTAGGATTAACTGGACCATATGAACTatgcgtggaatacataatataaagtaattgaaacaatatgtacaaacaaggccaatgaaagtggcacctaatGTCTACATTAATAATGCAtctcactagaccgtccatatccctctcttatcttacacctatacatttcatagaccatccttACTATTCACTTATCATATTATACAtatatgcgtctcatagaccgatcataggattccatacacaatacacctatgcatttcatagaccgttcataggattccatacacaatacgtCTATGTGTtttatagaccgttcataggatttcatacacaatacacctatgcatttcatatactgttcataggatttcatacacaatacacctatgcatttcacaaaccgttcataggatttcatatacaatacatctatgtgtttcatagaccgttcataggatttcataatcaatacacatatgcgtttcatagaccgttcataggatttcgtacaaaatacacctatgtgtttcatagaccgttcataggatttcatacacCATACatttgtgcatttcatagaccgttcacaatgtttatttacacaatacaaatacacatgtgtgtttcatagactgttcacggtgtttacttacacaatacacttgtgcgtttcatagaccgttcacagggtTTACTTTCAaaatacacctgtgcatttcatagaccgtt contains:
- the LOC138909128 gene encoding uncharacterized protein, coding for MVNPKGGNNTGHVMAVITRSGRGKNAPTSSERQLVDDNQVMQEEEVPNNVVQPNEKVRIDIDDSVKETQEEFVKDLVTKIRSMNFETIKVTHQVSAIVHSMAPKLEDLSAFTIPCTIGSAKFDKALCDLWASINLMPYGFQEFGNWETKTHLYEWKG